One part of the Bradyrhizobium sp. CB1650 genome encodes these proteins:
- the ppdK gene encoding pyruvate, phosphate dikinase yields MAKAASKPKKMPAKSKSSAKAKAAPPARKALPKSAAKRVVKPAAKVAAKAATKPAAPKVAAKPAPSAVKAGKWVFTFGDGKAEGKADMRDLLGGKGANLAEMANLGLPVPPGFTIPTSVCTYFYAHDKTYPKELKAQVEKALDYVGKLTGKIFGDAKNPLLVSVRSGARASMPGMMDTVLNLGLNDETVEALAELSGDRRFAYDSYRRFITMYSDVVLGFEHHHFEEILDTFKDSQGYSLDTDLSAEDWVDLVGKYKDAVARETGRDFPQDPHDQLWGAIGAVFSSWMNARAVTYRKLHDIPESWGTAVNVQAMVFGNMGETSATGVAFTRNPSTGESKLYGEFLINAQGEDVVAGIRTPQDITEQARQESGSDKPSMETAMPEAFKELTRFYTLLEKHYRDMQDMEFTVEQGKLWMLQTRGGKRTAKAALRIAVELANEGLISKKEAVTRIDPASLDQLLHPTIDPNAKRDVIATGLPASPGAASGEIVFSSDEAAKLQADGRKVILVRIETSPEDIHGMHAAEGILTTRGGMTSHAAVVARGMGKPCVSGCGTIRVDYGRGTMSIGSRTFKTGDVITIDGSLGQVLAGRMPMIEPELSGEFGTLMSWADQVRKIGVRVNADTPEDARTALKFGAQGIGLCRTEHMFFEETRIRTVREMILSEDEQSRRAALAKLLPMQRADFVELFEIMKGLPVTIRLLDPPLHEFLPHTHAEIEEVARAMNTDPRRLADRARELSEFNPMLGFRGCRIAIAYPEIAEMQARAIFEAAVEAQKRTGKAVGLEVMVPLIATKTELDLVKARIDTTAQAVMRDTNTKLAYQVGTMIELPRACLIAGEIAESAEFFSFGTNDLTQTTYGISRDDAASFLGPYVTKGILQIDPFISLDQEGVGELVKIGVARGRKTRASLKMGICGEHGGDPASVAFCHAVGLDYVSCSPYRVPIARLAGAQAALGKAIASQA; encoded by the coding sequence ATGGCCAAAGCCGCCTCGAAGCCTAAGAAAATGCCAGCGAAATCAAAGTCCTCTGCCAAGGCGAAAGCCGCCCCGCCAGCGCGCAAGGCGCTTCCGAAGAGCGCTGCGAAGCGGGTCGTGAAGCCGGCCGCCAAGGTGGCCGCGAAGGCTGCGACCAAGCCGGCCGCGCCCAAGGTGGCCGCGAAGCCGGCGCCAAGCGCGGTCAAGGCCGGCAAGTGGGTCTTCACGTTCGGTGACGGCAAGGCCGAGGGCAAGGCCGACATGCGCGACCTGCTCGGCGGCAAGGGCGCCAACCTTGCCGAAATGGCCAATCTCGGCCTGCCGGTGCCTCCCGGCTTCACCATCCCGACCTCGGTCTGCACCTATTTCTACGCGCACGACAAGACCTATCCCAAGGAACTGAAAGCGCAGGTCGAGAAGGCGCTCGACTATGTCGGCAAGCTGACCGGCAAGATCTTCGGCGACGCCAAGAACCCGCTGCTCGTCTCCGTGCGCTCCGGCGCGCGCGCCTCGATGCCGGGCATGATGGATACCGTGCTCAATCTCGGCCTCAACGACGAAACGGTGGAAGCGCTGGCCGAACTGTCGGGCGATCGCCGCTTCGCCTACGACAGCTATCGCCGCTTCATCACCATGTATTCCGACGTGGTGCTCGGCTTCGAGCATCATCACTTCGAGGAGATCCTCGACACCTTCAAGGACAGCCAGGGCTACTCGCTCGACACCGACCTGTCCGCCGAGGACTGGGTCGATCTGGTCGGCAAGTACAAGGACGCGGTTGCGCGCGAGACGGGCAGGGACTTCCCGCAGGACCCGCACGATCAGCTTTGGGGCGCCATCGGCGCGGTGTTTTCCTCCTGGATGAACGCGCGCGCGGTGACTTACCGCAAGCTGCACGACATTCCGGAATCCTGGGGCACCGCCGTCAACGTGCAGGCCATGGTGTTCGGCAACATGGGCGAGACGTCGGCGACCGGCGTCGCCTTCACGCGCAACCCCTCGACCGGCGAGAGCAAGCTCTACGGCGAGTTTCTGATCAACGCGCAGGGCGAGGACGTGGTGGCGGGCATCCGCACGCCGCAGGACATCACCGAACAGGCACGCCAGGAATCCGGCTCCGACAAGCCGTCGATGGAGACGGCGATGCCTGAAGCGTTCAAGGAGCTGACGCGCTTCTACACGCTGCTCGAGAAGCACTACCGCGACATGCAGGACATGGAGTTCACGGTCGAGCAGGGCAAGCTCTGGATGCTGCAGACCCGCGGCGGCAAGCGCACCGCCAAGGCGGCGCTGCGCATCGCGGTCGAGCTCGCCAATGAGGGCCTGATCTCCAAGAAGGAAGCGGTGACGCGGATCGATCCGGCGTCGCTCGACCAGCTCCTGCATCCGACCATCGATCCGAATGCCAAGCGCGACGTGATCGCGACCGGCCTGCCGGCTTCGCCGGGTGCTGCCTCCGGTGAGATCGTGTTTTCCTCGGATGAAGCGGCCAAGCTCCAGGCCGACGGGCGCAAGGTGATCCTGGTCCGCATCGAGACCAGCCCGGAAGACATCCACGGCATGCACGCTGCCGAAGGCATTTTGACCACGCGCGGCGGCATGACGTCGCACGCCGCGGTGGTCGCGCGCGGCATGGGCAAGCCCTGCGTCTCCGGCTGCGGCACCATCCGCGTCGATTACGGCCGCGGCACCATGAGCATCGGCTCGCGCACGTTCAAGACCGGCGACGTCATCACCATCGATGGCTCGCTCGGCCAGGTGCTCGCCGGCCGCATGCCGATGATCGAGCCGGAGCTGTCCGGCGAGTTCGGCACGCTGATGAGCTGGGCCGACCAGGTCCGCAAGATCGGCGTGCGCGTCAATGCCGATACGCCGGAAGACGCGCGCACCGCGCTCAAATTCGGCGCGCAGGGCATCGGCCTGTGCCGCACCGAGCACATGTTCTTCGAGGAGACGCGCATCCGCACGGTGCGCGAGATGATCCTCTCCGAGGACGAGCAGTCGCGCCGTGCCGCGCTCGCAAAACTTCTGCCGATGCAGCGCGCCGATTTCGTCGAGCTGTTCGAGATCATGAAGGGCCTGCCCGTCACGATCCGGCTCTTGGATCCACCGCTTCATGAATTCCTGCCACACACCCACGCCGAGATCGAGGAAGTGGCACGCGCCATGAACACCGATCCGCGGCGCCTGGCTGACCGCGCGCGCGAGCTCTCGGAGTTCAATCCGATGCTCGGCTTCCGTGGTTGCCGCATCGCGATCGCCTATCCGGAGATCGCCGAGATGCAGGCGCGTGCGATCTTCGAGGCCGCGGTCGAGGCGCAGAAGCGCACCGGCAAGGCCGTCGGTCTCGAGGTGATGGTGCCGCTGATCGCGACCAAGACCGAGCTCGACCTCGTCAAGGCGCGGATCGATACGACGGCGCAGGCGGTGATGCGCGACACCAACACCAAGCTCGCCTATCAGGTCGGCACCATGATCGAACTGCCGCGCGCCTGCCTGATCGCCGGCGAGATCGCGGAGAGCGCCGAGTTCTTCTCCTTCGGCACCAACGATCTCACTCAGACCACCTACGGCATCAGCCGCGACGACGCCGCGAGCTTCCTCGGGCCTTACGTGACGAAGGGCATCCTGCAGATCGATCCCTTCATCTCGCTCGACCAGGAAGGCGTCGGCGAGCTCGTCAAGATCGGCGTCGCACGCGGCCGCAAGACGCGTGCCTCGCTCAAGATGGGCATCTGCGGCGAGCACGGCGGCGATCCCGCCTCCGTCGCGTTCTGCCACGCGGTCGGTCTCGATTACGTCTCCTGCTCGCCCTATCGCGTGCCGATCGCCCGCCTCGCCGGCGCGCAGGCCGCGCTCGGCAAGGCGATTGCAAGCCAGGCGTGA
- a CDS encoding DUF3096 domain-containing protein, translated as MHITVAHISPILSLIAGVLILIMPRLLNLIVAIFLIVNGAIGLGLLKWLHL; from the coding sequence ATGCACATCACCGTCGCCCACATTTCGCCGATCCTGTCGTTGATTGCGGGCGTGCTCATCCTGATCATGCCGCGGCTTCTCAACCTCATCGTCGCGATCTTCCTCATCGTAAACGGCGCGATCGGGCTCGGGCTCCTGAAGTGGCTCCATCTCTAG
- a CDS encoding DUF1236 domain-containing protein, producing the protein MRNRILALAALAAAIGSPVAAQAQTVGRAPAVVDSAPTIAVEQRPAFRSYVTEQRVPTFTVPDRIVVGATLPESGVTYYDVPQRFGATTYRYTVVNGETVLVEPRSRRIVEVLD; encoded by the coding sequence ATGCGGAACAGGATTCTTGCTCTTGCAGCGCTCGCGGCCGCGATCGGCTCGCCCGTCGCGGCGCAGGCGCAAACGGTGGGACGCGCTCCTGCCGTGGTCGACAGTGCCCCGACCATCGCGGTCGAGCAGCGGCCGGCCTTCCGCTCATATGTGACCGAGCAACGCGTGCCGACCTTTACCGTGCCCGATCGCATCGTGGTCGGTGCCACCTTACCCGAAAGCGGTGTGACCTATTATGACGTGCCGCAACGTTTCGGCGCGACGACCTACCGCTACACCGTCGTGAACGGCGAGACCGTGCTGGTTGAGCCGCGTTCGCGGCGCATCGTCGAGGTGCTGGACTAG
- the glyS gene encoding glycine--tRNA ligase subunit beta has protein sequence MPDLLLELFSEEIPARMQAKAADDLRRMVTDKLVAEGLVYEGAKAFATPRRLALTVHGIPARQPDLKEERRGPRVGGPEPAIQGFLKATGLASLGEAKIQSDKKGDFYIALIEKPGRAAIDVLAEILPVIIRTFPWPKSMRWGARSAKPGSLNWVRPLHAITATFGLETEEPDVVKFSVDGIEAGNTTYGHRFLAPAAFQVRRFEDYEAKLLNAKVVLDPERRKDAILTDAKQLAFAQGFELVEDQNLLDEVAGLVEWPVVLMGSFDQEFLATPAEVIRATIRNNQKCFVVSDPKTGKLANKFILAANIEATDGGKTIIAGNERVIRARLSDAKFFYETDLKTRLEDRLPKFEQIVFHEKLGTQAERIKRIERLTADIAALVGADVAKAKRAAHLAKADLLTEVVGEFPEVQGLMGRYYALAQGEDASVAAACEEHYKPQGPADRVPTDPVSVAVALADKLDTLVGFWAIDEKPTGSKDPYALRRAALGVIRLIAENALRLSLLNVAASALAGLSVKSADAQKIPSDLLAFFADRLKVQLREQGARHDLVDAVFALGGQDDLLMIIRRVEALGKFLDTDDGKNLLAGTKRAGNILAIEEKKDKRSFVGAPDAALYSLREEKALAKAIDEVKAEANAAVAKEDFAAAMSAMAKLRPPVDAFFDKVRVNDDDPKVRENRLKLLNEIRSATRAVADFSKIQD, from the coding sequence ATGCCCGATTTGTTGCTGGAACTGTTTTCGGAAGAAATTCCCGCGCGCATGCAGGCGAAGGCGGCCGACGATCTGCGCCGCATGGTCACCGACAAGCTCGTGGCCGAGGGCCTCGTCTATGAGGGCGCGAAGGCGTTCGCGACGCCGCGCCGCCTAGCGCTGACCGTGCACGGCATCCCCGCGCGTCAGCCCGATCTCAAGGAAGAGCGACGCGGCCCGCGCGTCGGCGGCCCCGAACCCGCGATCCAGGGCTTCCTGAAAGCCACGGGACTCGCCTCGCTCGGCGAAGCGAAGATCCAGAGCGACAAGAAGGGCGACTTCTACATCGCGCTGATCGAGAAGCCCGGCCGCGCCGCCATCGACGTGCTCGCCGAGATCCTGCCGGTGATCATCCGTACCTTCCCCTGGCCGAAATCCATGCGCTGGGGCGCGCGCTCGGCCAAACCCGGCTCGCTCAACTGGGTGCGTCCGTTGCACGCAATCACCGCGACGTTCGGGCTCGAGACCGAAGAGCCAGATGTCGTCAAGTTCTCGGTGGATGGCATCGAGGCCGGCAACACGACCTACGGCCATCGCTTCCTCGCACCTGCTGCGTTTCAGGTGCGCCGCTTCGAGGACTACGAAGCCAAGCTCCTGAACGCGAAGGTCGTGCTCGACCCCGAGCGGCGCAAGGACGCGATCCTGACCGACGCCAAGCAGCTTGCCTTCGCGCAAGGGTTTGAACTCGTCGAGGACCAGAACCTGCTCGACGAGGTCGCAGGGCTCGTCGAATGGCCGGTCGTGCTGATGGGCTCGTTCGATCAGGAATTTTTGGCGACGCCTGCGGAGGTGATCCGCGCCACCATTCGCAACAACCAGAAATGCTTCGTGGTCAGCGACCCAAAGACGGGCAAGCTCGCCAACAAGTTCATCCTGGCCGCCAATATCGAGGCGACCGATGGCGGCAAGACCATCATCGCCGGCAACGAGCGCGTGATCCGCGCGCGCCTGTCGGACGCGAAGTTCTTCTACGAGACGGACCTCAAGACCAGGCTCGAGGATCGCCTGCCGAAGTTCGAGCAGATCGTGTTCCACGAGAAGCTCGGCACGCAAGCGGAGCGCATCAAGCGCATCGAGCGTCTCACCGCCGATATCGCCGCGCTGGTCGGCGCCGATGTCGCCAAAGCCAAGCGCGCCGCGCATCTGGCGAAAGCGGATCTGCTGACCGAAGTCGTCGGCGAATTCCCGGAAGTGCAGGGCCTGATGGGTAGGTACTACGCGCTCGCACAGGGCGAAGATGCCTCCGTCGCCGCCGCCTGCGAGGAGCACTACAAGCCGCAAGGCCCTGCCGATCGCGTGCCGACCGATCCGGTCAGTGTCGCGGTGGCGCTCGCCGACAAGCTCGATACGCTCGTCGGCTTCTGGGCGATCGACGAAAAGCCGACAGGAAGCAAGGACCCTTATGCGCTGCGCCGCGCGGCATTGGGCGTGATCCGGTTGATCGCGGAGAACGCGCTGCGGCTCTCGCTGTTGAACGTGGCGGCGTCCGCGCTTGCCGGTTTATCGGTCAAGTCGGCCGACGCGCAGAAGATCCCGAGCGATCTGCTCGCCTTCTTCGCCGACCGCCTGAAAGTTCAGCTCCGCGAGCAGGGCGCGCGGCACGATCTCGTCGACGCGGTGTTCGCGCTCGGCGGTCAGGATGATCTCCTGATGATCATCCGCCGCGTCGAGGCGCTCGGAAAATTCCTCGATACCGACGATGGCAAGAACCTGCTCGCCGGCACCAAGCGCGCCGGCAATATCCTTGCGATCGAGGAGAAGAAGGACAAGCGCAGCTTCGTCGGCGCACCTGATGCTGCGCTCTACAGCCTCCGCGAGGAGAAGGCGCTGGCCAAGGCAATCGACGAGGTGAAGGCGGAAGCAAACGCCGCCGTCGCCAAGGAAGACTTTGCCGCCGCCATGAGCGCGATGGCAAAGCTGCGTCCGCCGGTCGATGCCTTCTTCGACAAGGTCCGCGTCAATGACGACGATCCCAAGGTGCGCGAGAACAGGTTGAAGCTTTTGAACGAAATCCGCAGCGCCACGCGTGCGGTCGCGGACTTCTCGAAGATCCAGGATTGA
- a CDS encoding glycine--tRNA ligase subunit alpha, giving the protein MDASLPAHMRPERSFQGFILALQRFWAEQGCVILQPYDMEMGAGTFHPATTLRALGPKPWNAAYVQPSRRPKDGRYGENPNRMQHYYQFQVIMKPSPPNLQELYLKSLAAIGIDSAVHDIRFVEDDWESPTLGAWGLGWECWCDGMEVSQFTYFQQVAGFECAPVAGELTYGLERLAMYVQGVDRVYDLNFNGRDGADKVTYGDVFLQAEQEYSRHNFEYANTAMLFEQFKMAEEACKKYLAAGWREGGNSKQHLMALPAYDQCIKASHVFNLLDARGVISVTERQSYIFRVRELAKACGEAWMHTEAGGAA; this is encoded by the coding sequence ATGGACGCCTCATTGCCCGCCCATATGCGCCCGGAACGCTCGTTCCAGGGCTTCATCCTCGCGCTCCAGCGGTTCTGGGCCGAGCAGGGCTGCGTGATCCTGCAGCCCTACGACATGGAGATGGGCGCGGGCACCTTCCATCCGGCGACCACCCTGCGCGCGCTCGGGCCAAAACCCTGGAACGCCGCCTATGTGCAGCCCTCGCGCCGGCCCAAGGACGGCCGCTACGGCGAGAATCCGAACCGGATGCAGCACTACTACCAGTTCCAGGTGATCATGAAGCCGTCACCGCCGAACCTTCAGGAGCTGTACCTGAAGTCGCTCGCCGCGATCGGCATCGATTCCGCCGTGCACGATATCCGCTTCGTCGAGGACGATTGGGAGAGCCCGACGCTGGGCGCCTGGGGCCTCGGCTGGGAGTGCTGGTGCGACGGCATGGAAGTGTCACAGTTCACCTACTTCCAGCAGGTCGCGGGCTTCGAATGCGCGCCGGTCGCGGGCGAGCTCACCTACGGGCTCGAGCGCCTCGCGATGTATGTGCAGGGCGTCGACCGCGTCTACGACCTCAACTTCAACGGCCGCGACGGCGCGGACAAGGTCACCTATGGCGACGTCTTCCTCCAGGCCGAGCAGGAATATTCGCGGCATAACTTCGAATATGCCAACACGGCGATGTTGTTCGAGCAGTTCAAGATGGCCGAGGAGGCCTGCAAGAAATATCTCGCCGCCGGCTGGCGCGAAGGCGGCAACAGCAAGCAGCACCTGATGGCACTGCCTGCCTATGACCAGTGCATCAAGGCGAGCCATGTGTTCAACCTGCTCGATGCGCGCGGCGTGATCTCGGTAACGGAGCGGCAGAGCTACATCTTCCGGGTGCGCGAGCTGGCCAAAGCCTGCGGCGAAGCCTGGATGCACACCGAAGCCGGTGGAGCGGCCTGA
- a CDS encoding S49 family peptidase — protein sequence MAEQLNDRGGSGLADKLMQYLPARFRPGAAVVPVVRLSGVIGAVTPLRPGMTLAGVARVLERAFAYRNAKAVALVINSPGGSPVQSRQIFLRIKQLAAEKKLPVLVFVEDVAASGGYMIACAGDEIFCDPSSILGSIGVVGGSFGFQEAIKRLGIERRLYTAGAHKAMLDPFLPENPDDVARLKSIQREIHDIFIALVKGSRGARLKGADDTLFTGEYWAGESAITLGLADGIGDLRSTLRARYGEKVLTPVIAQPTGLLSGLFGRKAPGAGQLSAMESVAGLPDELISALETRAIWAKFGF from the coding sequence ATGGCCGAGCAATTGAACGATCGCGGAGGCTCCGGCCTGGCCGACAAACTGATGCAATATCTGCCGGCGCGCTTTCGCCCCGGTGCGGCGGTCGTGCCGGTGGTGCGGCTGTCGGGCGTCATCGGCGCCGTGACGCCGCTGCGTCCGGGCATGACGCTCGCGGGCGTTGCCCGGGTGCTGGAGCGCGCCTTCGCGTATCGCAATGCCAAGGCGGTGGCGCTGGTGATCAATTCGCCCGGCGGCTCGCCGGTGCAGTCGCGCCAGATATTCCTGCGCATCAAGCAGCTCGCGGCGGAGAAGAAGCTGCCGGTGCTGGTGTTCGTCGAGGACGTCGCGGCCTCCGGCGGCTACATGATCGCCTGTGCGGGCGACGAGATCTTCTGCGATCCCTCCTCGATCCTCGGCTCGATCGGCGTGGTCGGCGGCAGCTTCGGCTTCCAGGAGGCGATCAAGCGGCTCGGCATCGAGCGGCGCCTCTACACCGCCGGTGCGCATAAGGCGATGCTCGATCCGTTCCTCCCGGAAAACCCCGATGACGTGGCGCGGCTCAAATCGATTCAGCGCGAGATCCACGACATCTTCATTGCGCTGGTGAAGGGAAGCCGCGGCGCGCGGCTGAAGGGTGCGGACGATACCCTGTTCACCGGCGAGTACTGGGCCGGCGAGAGCGCAATCACGCTGGGGCTGGCCGATGGCATCGGCGATCTCCGCTCAACTCTTCGTGCCCGCTACGGCGAGAAGGTTCTCACCCCCGTGATCGCGCAGCCGACTGGGCTGCTCTCCGGCCTTTTCGGGCGGAAAGCGCCGGGCGCAGGCCAGCTTTCGGCCATGGAATCGGTGGCGGGACTGCCGGACGAGCTGATTTCGGCGCTGGAAACCAGGGCGATTTGGGCGAAATTCGGGTTCTAG
- a CDS encoding methyltransferase, whose product MTEALADITEDAFLGGQLRLKQKRSGHRAGHDAILLAAATRAEAGERVVDFGAGVGAAGLALARRVPGIRLSLVELDPEQAGLARANAATNAICADAIVLDVTADAPAFAANGLPPDSVDVVLMNPPFNDPARHRGSPDQARYTAHVATDETLHAWVHAARRILKSGGALTLIWRADGIAEVLAALSRGFGSLSILPVHGEAERPAIRVLVRAVKGGRAPTRLLPGLMLNEASTVPKNEVKEILEGRAALPLAAS is encoded by the coding sequence ATGACTGAGGCCCTGGCAGATATCACCGAGGACGCCTTTCTCGGCGGGCAGTTGCGGCTGAAGCAGAAGCGGTCCGGCCATCGCGCCGGGCATGACGCCATCCTGCTTGCGGCGGCGACGCGGGCCGAGGCCGGCGAGCGGGTGGTCGATTTCGGCGCAGGCGTTGGCGCGGCCGGGCTGGCACTCGCCCGGCGCGTCCCCGGAATCAGGCTCAGCCTGGTCGAGCTCGATCCGGAGCAGGCAGGGCTCGCGCGCGCCAATGCGGCGACGAACGCGATTTGCGCCGATGCGATCGTGCTCGATGTCACGGCGGATGCGCCGGCCTTCGCGGCGAACGGGCTTCCGCCCGACAGCGTCGACGTGGTGCTGATGAACCCGCCGTTCAACGACCCGGCGCGGCATCGCGGCTCGCCGGATCAGGCGCGCTACACTGCGCATGTGGCCACCGACGAAACGCTGCATGCGTGGGTGCATGCAGCGCGGCGCATTCTCAAGTCCGGCGGCGCGCTCACCTTGATCTGGCGCGCGGATGGGATAGCGGAGGTGTTGGCAGCGCTGTCACGCGGCTTCGGCAGCCTGTCCATCCTGCCTGTTCATGGCGAAGCGGAGCGACCTGCGATCCGTGTGTTGGTGCGCGCGGTCAAAGGGGGCAGGGCGCCGACGCGCCTGCTGCCGGGCCTCATGCTTAACGAAGCGTCAACCGTGCCCAAAAATGAGGTGAAGGAGATTCTCGAGGGGAGGGCGGCTTTGCCGCTGGCCGCGTCGTGA
- a CDS encoding DUF2007 domain-containing protein, producing MRELVRTNDMVLVSAIGALLDGANIHHLVLDQNMSIIEGSLGILPRRILVHEDDAPAARQLLTEAGLSHELRGDD from the coding sequence TTGCGCGAACTGGTTCGGACCAACGACATGGTGCTGGTGTCGGCGATCGGCGCGCTGCTCGACGGCGCGAACATCCATCACCTGGTGCTGGACCAGAACATGAGCATCATCGAGGGCTCGCTCGGCATCCTGCCCCGGCGGATCCTGGTCCACGAGGACGATGCCCCGGCGGCGCGACAGCTTCTGACCGAGGCCGGGCTCAGTCACGAGTTGCGCGGCGATGACTGA
- a CDS encoding polyprenyl synthetase family protein — protein sequence MAVIVPFETPGASIEELVALVAPDMERVNATILSRTGSEVTMIPEVANHLISSGGKRLRPMLTLAMANLAGYTGDGHIKLAASVEFMHTATLLHDDVVDESEMRRGKLSARMLWGNEASVLVGDFLLGQAFRMMVEVGSLRALDILSAAAATIAEGEVMQLAAAKNTATTEDEYLAVIRGKTAELFAAACEVGPVIANRPKAEQTSCRSFGMNLGIAFQLVDDVLDYGGKSAKLGKNIGDDFREGKITLPVVLAFRRGNDSERAFWVRALERGEIGDADLDHAIGLMNKHRALEDTLSRAQHYGAMAVDALALFPSSPMKNALEQVVAFCLARSH from the coding sequence GTGGCCGTCATCGTACCCTTCGAAACCCCCGGCGCGTCGATCGAAGAGCTGGTTGCCCTTGTTGCCCCCGACATGGAGCGCGTCAACGCGACGATCCTGTCGCGGACAGGGTCCGAGGTCACCATGATCCCGGAGGTGGCCAACCACCTGATCTCCTCCGGGGGCAAGCGCCTGCGGCCGATGCTGACGCTCGCCATGGCCAATCTCGCCGGCTACACCGGAGATGGCCACATCAAGTTAGCCGCCTCCGTCGAGTTCATGCATACGGCGACCCTGCTCCACGACGACGTCGTCGACGAGAGCGAGATGCGGCGCGGCAAATTGTCGGCGCGCATGCTCTGGGGCAACGAGGCGAGCGTCCTGGTTGGCGACTTCCTGCTGGGCCAGGCCTTCCGCATGATGGTCGAGGTCGGCTCGCTCCGGGCGCTCGACATCCTCTCCGCGGCCGCTGCGACCATCGCCGAGGGCGAGGTGATGCAGCTTGCCGCCGCCAAGAACACCGCAACCACCGAGGACGAATATCTCGCCGTGATCCGCGGCAAGACGGCCGAACTGTTCGCCGCCGCCTGCGAGGTCGGCCCCGTGATCGCCAACCGCCCGAAAGCGGAGCAGACCTCCTGCCGCTCGTTCGGCATGAATCTCGGCATCGCCTTCCAGCTCGTCGACGACGTGCTCGACTATGGCGGCAAGAGCGCCAAGCTCGGCAAGAACATCGGCGACGATTTCCGCGAGGGCAAGATCACGCTGCCCGTGGTGCTCGCCTTCCGCCGCGGCAACGACTCTGAGCGCGCCTTCTGGGTGCGCGCGCTCGAGCGCGGCGAGATCGGCGACGCCGACCTCGACCACGCCATCGGCCTGATGAACAAGCACCGCGCGCTCGAGGACACGCTGAGCCGCGCCCAGCACTACGGCGCCATGGCCGTGGACGCGCTCGCGCTGTTCCCGTCCTCGCCGATGAAAAACGCGCTGGAGCAGGTGGTGGCGTTCTGCCTGGCGCGGTCGCATTAG
- a CDS encoding helix-turn-helix domain-containing protein → MQPKSPSIQECPVGRAVETVGEWWSILILRDAFQGAKRFDEFSQNLGIAPNILSRRLAHLTETGMFSRRRYSDRPPRYEYILTPKARDFFPVIVALLAWGNKHLAPKGEAIVLASRGDNRPLDPVVVDAANMHPITLANAVVIPGPRASRGMRQRLASLKAMNPAVAPAGD, encoded by the coding sequence ATGCAGCCCAAATCCCCCTCCATCCAGGAATGCCCGGTGGGCCGCGCCGTGGAAACGGTCGGCGAATGGTGGAGCATCCTGATCCTGCGGGACGCGTTTCAGGGCGCGAAGCGCTTCGACGAATTTTCGCAAAATCTCGGGATCGCGCCGAACATTCTGTCGCGTCGCCTCGCTCATCTCACTGAGACCGGCATGTTCAGCCGCCGCCGTTACAGCGACCGGCCGCCTCGCTACGAATACATCCTGACGCCGAAGGCGCGGGACTTCTTCCCGGTGATCGTGGCGCTGCTCGCCTGGGGCAACAAGCATCTCGCGCCCAAAGGCGAGGCTATCGTGCTGGCGAGCAGGGGCGACAATCGTCCGCTCGATCCGGTCGTCGTCGACGCCGCCAACATGCATCCGATCACGCTTGCCAATGCGGTCGTCATTCCCGGGCCGCGCGCGAGCCGCGGGATGCGGCAGCGGCTCGCTTCGCTCAAGGCCATGAACCCGGCCGTCGCGCCGGCTGGAGACTGA